Proteins encoded in a region of the Corynebacterium breve genome:
- a CDS encoding RidA family protein yields the protein MTAQKWTERLADLNITLPQVAAPVAAYVPAVQVGNQVWTSGQLPFVDGALPAEGKVGADVDADSAYQLARTAVLNAIAAVDALVGVDNITRVVKIVGFVSSAPDFTGQPAVINGASELVEEIFGKSGKHARSAVGVAVLPLNAPVEVELIVEVASGQ from the coding sequence ATGACCGCACAAAAGTGGACCGAGCGCCTAGCCGATCTCAACATCACCCTCCCTCAGGTTGCCGCACCTGTCGCTGCATATGTGCCTGCAGTCCAAGTGGGTAACCAGGTATGGACCTCCGGTCAGTTGCCTTTTGTCGATGGCGCCTTGCCTGCTGAGGGCAAGGTTGGAGCCGACGTTGATGCCGACTCCGCGTACCAACTCGCGCGTACCGCGGTGTTGAACGCAATCGCGGCAGTTGACGCACTCGTCGGCGTAGATAACATCACTCGCGTGGTCAAAATCGTCGGTTTCGTCTCTTCGGCACCTGATTTCACGGGGCAGCCAGCGGTGATCAACGGCGCTAGTGAATTGGTTGAGGAGATCTTCGGAAAATCAGGTAAGCACGCACGTTCCGCGGTGGGCGTGGCCGTTTTGCCACTCAACGCGCCAGTCGAGGTTGAACTCATCGTTGAAGTTGCTTCGGGCCAGTAA
- a CDS encoding transglycosylase domain-containing protein, producing the protein MSSLKSLRNLAGAVVASGVLIALSLTPIAGIGGAAVARTNETMQSNLSDLTDGTAPGVTTITDVNGEPMAWLYNQNRFEVAPEEISQHAKDALVAIEDRRFYEHDGVDLQGTFRALLANVAAGGVEQGASTINQQYVKNYLLHVDAKSTDEQIAATEQSVPRKLREMRMASDLDKNLSKDEILGRYLNVVPFGNHAYGIEAAARTYYGVSAAELTVPQSALLVGIVQSSEALNPYYNEEGATERRNTVLQAMVSSGYLDQASADAFKAEPLGVLESPDVLPNGCISAGNKGFMCDYAVNYLEAKGISKEQLQNDSYTVRTTLDPVMQDAAYTAVTTAVDPNAAGVAGVLNVVEPGEDSRNIRAMVSSRNYGLNLDAGETYLPQPSSLVGNGAGSIFKLFTAAAAVEQGMGLDTLVNVPARVEVSGMGAGGAKNCPPGKYCVENVGTFEPQLTLRDALAKSPNTPFIELIERVGVEAVVDMSVRLGLRSYTTPGSYNGDASIADYFKQGNMGSYTLGPTAVNALELSNVGATLASSGRWCEPNPIESITDRDGQEVFLERPECEQALDPGVANAVASGLSADTTIGTASRAAGMFGWGAPVAAKTGTTESHQSSAFLGYNTAFAAAPYIFNDGTVTSSLCTSPVRQCGDGSLYGGREPAEIWFRTAVNVPGVAGAPLPSHDARYDGGTNQELVAGIVGLSEDNARKQLEEKGFTVSTVKVAGNGIPAGHVVSVSPQDPTMAEGSEIVLNVSDGTTSRPAPAAPAPAIPDAPGAPAAPAGEPAPPAIPEIDTEELERLINDSLNELLNQ; encoded by the coding sequence GTGAGTTCCTTAAAATCCCTGCGAAACCTAGCCGGAGCAGTTGTTGCCTCCGGAGTTTTAATTGCGCTCAGTCTAACCCCGATTGCGGGTATCGGGGGTGCTGCCGTCGCGCGCACGAACGAAACGATGCAGTCGAATTTGTCCGATTTGACCGACGGGACAGCCCCGGGCGTGACGACGATTACCGATGTCAACGGTGAGCCAATGGCGTGGTTGTACAACCAGAACCGTTTCGAGGTCGCTCCCGAGGAGATCTCGCAGCATGCAAAGGACGCCCTCGTCGCCATCGAGGACCGCCGATTCTATGAGCACGATGGCGTGGACCTCCAAGGAACCTTCCGCGCCCTGCTGGCCAACGTCGCCGCTGGCGGCGTTGAACAGGGCGCTTCGACGATCAATCAGCAGTACGTGAAGAACTACCTGCTGCACGTCGATGCCAAGTCCACCGACGAGCAGATTGCGGCCACCGAGCAATCAGTCCCCCGCAAGCTGCGCGAGATGCGCATGGCGAGTGACTTAGACAAAAACCTCAGCAAGGACGAGATCCTTGGCCGCTACCTCAACGTAGTGCCGTTTGGTAACCACGCTTATGGAATCGAAGCCGCAGCCCGCACCTACTATGGCGTATCTGCAGCCGAACTCACCGTTCCCCAAAGCGCTCTCCTTGTCGGCATTGTGCAGTCTTCTGAAGCCTTGAATCCGTACTACAACGAAGAAGGGGCCACGGAGCGCCGCAACACCGTCCTGCAGGCGATGGTGAGCTCCGGCTACCTTGACCAGGCTTCTGCCGATGCATTCAAGGCCGAGCCGCTCGGCGTTCTAGAATCCCCGGATGTACTACCTAACGGCTGCATTTCCGCAGGCAACAAGGGCTTCATGTGCGACTACGCCGTGAACTACCTTGAAGCGAAGGGCATTTCAAAAGAACAACTGCAAAACGATTCCTACACTGTTCGCACCACCTTGGACCCGGTGATGCAAGATGCCGCCTACACCGCAGTGACAACCGCCGTTGATCCCAACGCGGCCGGTGTGGCTGGCGTATTGAACGTCGTAGAGCCGGGCGAAGACTCCCGCAATATCCGGGCGATGGTGTCGTCACGCAACTACGGCCTGAATCTCGATGCGGGCGAGACATACCTGCCACAACCCTCGTCGCTAGTAGGCAATGGCGCAGGTTCGATTTTCAAGCTCTTCACTGCTGCTGCCGCCGTTGAACAGGGCATGGGCCTGGACACTTTGGTCAACGTTCCAGCTCGCGTCGAGGTTTCCGGTATGGGCGCCGGGGGCGCAAAGAACTGCCCTCCTGGCAAGTACTGCGTGGAAAACGTGGGCACATTTGAGCCACAGCTCACCCTTCGTGATGCGCTGGCCAAATCGCCAAACACTCCGTTCATCGAGCTCATTGAGCGCGTCGGTGTTGAGGCCGTGGTTGATATGTCCGTACGCCTGGGCCTGCGTTCCTACACCACCCCGGGCAGCTACAACGGCGACGCTTCCATCGCTGACTACTTCAAGCAAGGCAACATGGGTTCCTACACCCTTGGGCCAACTGCTGTAAATGCGCTCGAGCTTTCCAATGTTGGCGCCACCCTGGCCTCTAGCGGGCGCTGGTGTGAGCCGAACCCGATCGAATCCATCACCGACCGCGATGGCCAAGAAGTGTTCCTTGAGCGCCCCGAATGCGAGCAAGCACTCGACCCCGGTGTGGCCAACGCCGTGGCCTCGGGCCTCAGCGCCGACACCACGATTGGTACCGCTTCACGCGCAGCAGGCATGTTCGGCTGGGGCGCACCGGTAGCTGCTAAGACCGGCACCACCGAGTCACACCAGTCCTCGGCATTCCTTGGCTACAACACTGCATTTGCAGCGGCACCGTACATCTTCAATGACGGTACCGTGACATCGTCGCTGTGCACCTCGCCGGTACGCCAGTGTGGCGACGGCAGCCTGTACGGTGGCCGCGAGCCAGCCGAAATTTGGTTCCGCACGGCAGTCAACGTTCCTGGAGTTGCGGGCGCACCACTACCAAGCCATGATGCGCGCTACGACGGTGGTACCAATCAGGAACTCGTCGCCGGCATCGTGGGATTAAGCGAAGACAATGCGCGCAAGCAACTGGAAGAAAAGGGATTCACAGTCTCTACTGTAAAAGTTGCAGGAAACGGCATCCCAGCAGGGCACGTTGTCTCTGTGAGCCCACAGGATCCGACCATGGCAGAGGGTTCCGAGATCGTCCTCAACGTATCCGATGGCACGACTTCGCGCCCGGCCCCCGCAGCCCCGGCACCGGCGATCCCTGACGCACCTGGCGCTCCAGCGGCACCAGCCGGTGAGCCTGCACCGCCTGCGATCCCCGAGATAGATACTGAAGAGCTCGAACGGCTCATCAACGACAGTCTGAACGAGCTCCTCAACCAGTAG
- a CDS encoding TlpA family protein disulfide reductase produces MKKSVLISVVVIVVATALLVAAAISMLSDDSSGNAEGPAAGQELPAQGSSTSKIAERPDCPAEGAGGVALECLGGARGAAQQDPEHISVVNVWAWWCAPCREELPFFDEFAQSHPEYTVVGVHADTNAGNGAAMLNELGIEMASYQDFDNSFAGTLGLPNVIPVTVVFRGNDQVGFFPTPFKSVEELEEAVAEVV; encoded by the coding sequence ATGAAGAAGTCGGTCCTCATCAGTGTTGTCGTCATCGTCGTGGCAACGGCACTTCTCGTGGCCGCGGCAATCAGCATGCTTTCCGACGACTCCTCTGGCAATGCCGAGGGTCCTGCCGCGGGGCAGGAATTGCCGGCGCAGGGGTCGTCGACAAGCAAAATCGCGGAGCGCCCAGATTGCCCAGCAGAAGGCGCTGGCGGAGTCGCGCTGGAGTGTCTCGGCGGCGCACGTGGCGCAGCACAGCAGGATCCCGAGCATATTTCGGTGGTCAACGTCTGGGCGTGGTGGTGCGCGCCGTGTCGGGAAGAGCTGCCGTTCTTCGACGAATTTGCGCAAAGCCATCCGGAATACACGGTGGTGGGTGTCCATGCTGACACCAACGCAGGAAACGGAGCGGCGATGCTCAATGAGCTGGGAATTGAAATGGCAAGCTACCAGGATTTTGATAACAGCTTTGCGGGAACCTTGGGTCTACCCAACGTCATCCCAGTTACGGTAGTCTTTCGCGGTAACGATCAAGTTGGATTCTTCCCCACGCCATTTAAGTCGGTGGAGGAGCTCGAGGAAGCGGTTGCAGAGGTGGTCTAG
- a CDS encoding phage holin family protein: MSNKGLYTDGSDAVSAKVNAIPLRDVDSTRPGENSIGQLVSNATEQMSALVRSEVELAKTEIAGEVKKGAVGGGAFGVAGAIALYSSFFFFFFLAELLAVWLDDRWAAFLIVFLIMLVVAAIAGFFGYQKVKNIKKPERTIDSVNELKSLVPGKAQKNLAKDSSSLYT, encoded by the coding sequence GTGAGCAACAAAGGTCTTTACACTGACGGTTCCGACGCAGTGAGCGCAAAGGTAAACGCGATCCCACTTCGCGATGTTGATTCGACCCGCCCTGGTGAAAACTCCATCGGTCAGCTTGTTTCCAACGCTACCGAGCAAATGTCTGCGCTGGTTCGTTCTGAGGTCGAGCTGGCAAAGACCGAAATCGCCGGCGAGGTAAAGAAGGGTGCCGTCGGTGGCGGCGCGTTTGGCGTGGCCGGCGCAATCGCACTGTACTCGTCGTTCTTCTTTTTCTTCTTCCTAGCGGAGCTGCTCGCAGTGTGGCTTGATGATCGCTGGGCGGCGTTCCTCATCGTCTTCCTGATTATGCTTGTAGTCGCGGCAATCGCTGGTTTCTTCGGCTACCAGAAAGTCAAGAATATTAAGAAGCCGGAACGCACCATCGACTCTGTTAACGAGCTCAAGAGCTTGGTTCCAGGTAAGGCGCAGAAGAACTTGGCAAAGGACTCTTCGAGCCTCTACACCTAG
- the ssd gene encoding septum site-determining protein Ssd — MTTEQAPILVAIDNPALHPEAVHIAAATGRPVIDARDVLTVTRHSSRAHALLIDDTYARELHRPPGSLPVYFLSDDPAGVDFEAAMNSHAQEVFLLPAQAKELLSALGKQTQFENASRDSGRVIAVVGAAGGAGTSTVAAALARVASKTGSPTLIDTHRYSGGLDLLFGIEEVIGARWGDISLGDGDVQRSDLRLAFPTTDDGVAVLSSARTGINDPFRLDAHDLDRVIRILATEDLTIVDASPGSIPARCDLAVVVTPAEVRAAAAASLIVSECNATNTPVVLVARHRGWSGLNNNELERVAGAPVIAEVIQVPRLARTIEVSGLPQRLPGTLDRAAHAILQEAS, encoded by the coding sequence ATGACCACCGAACAAGCCCCAATCCTGGTAGCAATCGACAACCCCGCACTCCATCCCGAAGCCGTCCACATCGCGGCCGCCACTGGCCGACCCGTCATTGACGCTCGCGACGTTCTCACTGTTACCCGTCACTCCTCCCGGGCTCACGCCCTGCTTATCGACGACACTTATGCCCGCGAACTCCACCGGCCACCAGGGTCCTTGCCCGTGTACTTTCTTAGCGACGATCCCGCCGGCGTTGATTTTGAAGCGGCGATGAATTCCCACGCCCAAGAGGTGTTCCTCCTACCCGCTCAGGCAAAGGAACTTTTGTCCGCGTTAGGGAAGCAAACTCAGTTTGAGAATGCTTCCCGTGACTCGGGTCGGGTCATCGCCGTCGTGGGTGCGGCGGGAGGCGCGGGGACATCCACGGTGGCGGCGGCCTTGGCACGTGTAGCGAGCAAAACGGGGAGCCCCACTCTTATCGACACCCATCGGTACTCCGGTGGACTTGATCTGTTGTTTGGCATCGAGGAAGTCATCGGGGCGAGGTGGGGAGACATTTCATTGGGAGACGGTGATGTACAGCGTTCTGACTTGCGTCTTGCTTTCCCCACTACCGACGACGGAGTGGCGGTCTTGTCGTCGGCACGCACCGGAATCAATGATCCATTCCGCCTCGATGCACACGATCTGGACCGGGTGATCAGAATCCTCGCGACCGAGGACCTCACGATTGTCGATGCGTCTCCCGGTAGTATTCCGGCCCGATGTGACCTTGCGGTTGTGGTCACTCCAGCAGAGGTGAGAGCTGCGGCGGCAGCAAGTTTGATCGTGAGTGAATGCAACGCAACAAACACACCGGTAGTGCTAGTCGCACGCCATCGCGGGTGGTCGGGGTTGAACAACAACGAGCTGGAGCGGGTCGCAGGCGCTCCGGTTATCGCGGAAGTAATCCAAGTGCCACGACTTGCCCGCACGATCGAAGTGTCCGGATTGCCACAGCGACTGCCGGGGACTTTAGACCGGGCCGCTCACGCGATCCTTCAGGAAGCGAGCTAA
- a CDS encoding HAD family hydrolase: MVSNNASTRDTAGQPTKALARRRVAAFFDLDKTIIATSSAFAFGKEFMNSGMITKQEAFELYLAKTSYMFTGMSGEQMDTTRDQLASMIAGWSVDDVRKVTAETMHNVVTPAIYAEARELIAFHKAAGHDIIIVSASASHLVEPIAAELGVTKVVATEAEVVDGKFTGRITKYVKGPAKAEAITELAESHAFDLANSFAYSDSATDIPMMEKVGHPVAVNPDRAMKKHALEQGWEIRAFKHPEPLFHAPSAREVGIGAGVIAGITALAAGGVWVATKLLRDPRTA, translated from the coding sequence ATGGTTTCAAACAACGCATCAACACGCGATACCGCGGGGCAGCCAACGAAGGCTCTCGCACGTCGCCGAGTTGCCGCGTTCTTTGATCTCGACAAGACGATCATCGCCACCTCCTCGGCCTTTGCGTTTGGCAAAGAGTTCATGAACAGCGGCATGATCACCAAGCAAGAAGCATTCGAGCTCTACCTTGCGAAGACTTCCTACATGTTCACCGGCATGTCTGGCGAACAAATGGACACCACCCGAGATCAACTCGCGTCAATGATCGCTGGCTGGTCGGTGGACGATGTACGCAAGGTCACCGCCGAGACCATGCACAACGTGGTCACGCCGGCGATCTACGCGGAAGCCCGCGAGCTGATTGCCTTTCACAAGGCCGCCGGGCACGACATCATCATCGTGTCTGCCTCAGCCTCGCACCTTGTCGAACCCATTGCAGCAGAGCTCGGCGTCACGAAGGTTGTCGCCACGGAAGCCGAGGTTGTCGATGGCAAATTTACCGGCCGGATTACCAAGTATGTCAAGGGTCCTGCCAAAGCCGAGGCGATCACTGAGTTGGCGGAAAGCCACGCCTTTGACCTAGCCAACAGTTTCGCCTACTCGGATTCCGCTACGGACATCCCCATGATGGAAAAGGTTGGCCATCCAGTGGCCGTCAACCCCGATCGCGCCATGAAGAAGCATGCACTTGAACAGGGTTGGGAGATACGCGCGTTCAAACACCCAGAACCGCTTTTCCACGCTCCAAGCGCGCGCGAAGTTGGCATTGGCGCCGGAGTCATCGCCGGCATCACCGCCCTAGCCGCCGGCGGGGTGTGGGTAGCGACAAAGCTCCTGCGCGACCCGCGCACTGCTTAA
- a CDS encoding alpha/beta fold hydrolase, with the protein MAKRYATSPNVVELDGDFTHHMLHTRGIRLHAATAGDPANPLILLLHGTFGAWLDFKDVIAPLADEGFHVAALDMRGYGMSDKPPAVPGDEMRIAAGDVAGSIAALGHKAAVLVGHDTGGSVAWACAAQYPERVTALVSASAAHPSDLRRAITARPWNFIPMLTRIAVGKLPSGLLTRLTRLRAPVWRYEMLLNTTPSFQSTQRFGEFLQLRITAAGIGNAMPHIVHNSRLLTPKLRIPLSASARVSAPTLLVHPPQGLWDHVAARSRARVDAPVEEVSIPGSKNLPHIEQPTRFVRFVANYAHSLASK; encoded by the coding sequence ATGGCGAAACGCTACGCCACCTCACCCAATGTCGTAGAACTCGATGGGGATTTCACCCACCACATGCTGCACACCCGTGGCATCCGCCTGCACGCGGCAACAGCTGGCGACCCCGCCAACCCTCTCATTCTGCTGCTTCACGGCACCTTCGGGGCCTGGCTCGACTTCAAGGACGTCATCGCCCCACTTGCCGACGAGGGCTTTCACGTGGCTGCGCTCGACATGAGGGGCTATGGCATGTCAGACAAACCCCCTGCCGTCCCGGGCGACGAAATGCGCATCGCAGCAGGAGATGTCGCAGGCTCCATCGCCGCGCTGGGACACAAGGCCGCAGTACTCGTCGGCCACGACACAGGTGGCAGCGTTGCGTGGGCCTGTGCTGCGCAGTACCCCGAACGCGTGACTGCGTTGGTATCCGCATCAGCGGCGCACCCATCTGATCTGCGCCGCGCGATTACTGCGCGCCCATGGAATTTTATCCCGATGCTCACCCGCATAGCGGTGGGTAAACTTCCCTCCGGACTGCTTACTCGCCTGACTCGCTTACGTGCTCCGGTGTGGCGCTACGAGATGCTGCTGAACACCACCCCATCGTTTCAGTCGACGCAGCGTTTCGGCGAGTTTCTGCAGCTGCGCATCACCGCCGCGGGAATTGGTAACGCGATGCCACACATCGTGCATAATTCGCGGCTACTCACACCGAAGTTGCGCATCCCACTGTCGGCCTCGGCCAGGGTCAGCGCGCCCACGCTGCTGGTTCACCCGCCTCAAGGGTTGTGGGACCACGTCGCTGCACGGTCGCGGGCACGGGTCGATGCTCCGGTAGAAGAAGTCAGCATCCCCGGGTCTAAGAACTTGCCCCACATCGAGCAACCAACCCGCTTTGTCAGGTTTGTGGCGAACTACGCGCATTCACTGGCAAGCAAATAG
- a CDS encoding WhiB family transcriptional regulator translates to MKSDSDGQLVFDRGEWVTQAKCRTGDPDALFVRGAEQRKAAVVCRHCPVQLECRADALDNKVEFGVWGGLTERQRRALLRKNPHITDWAAYLAKGGPLEGI, encoded by the coding sequence ATGAAGAGTGATTCAGACGGTCAGCTGGTTTTTGATCGGGGAGAGTGGGTCACTCAGGCGAAGTGTCGCACCGGCGACCCTGACGCACTATTCGTTCGTGGTGCGGAGCAGCGCAAGGCAGCAGTCGTGTGCCGTCACTGCCCGGTCCAACTGGAGTGCCGTGCGGATGCACTAGACAACAAAGTCGAATTCGGTGTTTGGGGCGGCTTGACCGAGCGCCAGCGTCGAGCGCTCTTGCGGAAGAACCCGCACATCACTGACTGGGCAGCGTACCTTGCCAAGGGAGGCCCCCTCGAGGGGATCTAA
- the nth gene encoding endonuclease III, producing MRDRPTLNGQLTPQRQRIPGKHPASQGTETELGRTRRARRINRTLAATFPDAHAELDFSNPLELLVATVLSAQTTDVRVNQVTPALFAKYPTAEAYAAADRTELEEIIRPTGFYRAKAGHLIGLGQKLVADFGGQVPRALDDLVSLPGVGRKTAHVVRGKAFGMPGLTVDTHFQRLVHRLKLTDANDPVAIEREIGELIEKTEWTMFSHRLIFHGRRVCHSRTAACGACPIAYDCPSFGLVGPIEPAEAARLVRGEEREHILNMVHGPTAPDSGE from the coding sequence ATGCGCGATCGCCCTACCCTAAATGGACAACTTACCCCACAGCGTCAACGAATTCCGGGGAAGCATCCGGCGTCTCAAGGCACCGAAACGGAACTGGGGCGGACACGTCGGGCGCGACGCATCAATCGCACGCTAGCTGCAACATTCCCTGACGCTCACGCTGAACTGGACTTTAGCAATCCGCTAGAGCTTCTCGTGGCCACCGTGCTGTCCGCCCAGACCACCGACGTGCGCGTCAATCAGGTCACCCCAGCACTCTTTGCCAAGTACCCCACAGCGGAGGCTTATGCGGCCGCAGATCGCACAGAGCTTGAAGAAATCATCCGGCCCACAGGTTTCTACCGAGCCAAAGCCGGCCACCTCATTGGGCTCGGGCAGAAGTTGGTGGCTGATTTCGGCGGACAGGTACCTCGCGCGTTGGATGATTTGGTCTCCTTGCCTGGTGTCGGGCGCAAAACCGCCCATGTCGTGCGTGGTAAGGCTTTCGGCATGCCGGGACTAACCGTGGATACCCACTTTCAGCGCCTTGTACACCGACTCAAGCTCACCGATGCAAACGATCCGGTAGCGATCGAGCGCGAAATCGGCGAGCTGATTGAGAAAACCGAATGGACAATGTTCTCGCACCGCCTCATCTTTCACGGTCGCCGAGTGTGCCACTCCCGCACCGCCGCCTGTGGCGCATGTCCGATCGCCTACGATTGTCCTTCTTTCGGTCTCGTCGGTCCGATCGAACCCGCAGAGGCAGCCCGGCTTGTCCGTGGCGAAGAGAGGGAGCATATTCTGAATATGGTGCACGGCCCCACGGCACCGGACAGTGGAGAATAA
- a CDS encoding NUDIX hydrolase yields the protein MFPDDIQVRPHAAPNWLHPIIKPRHKRAIEGVGEPDPRTMTKRAAVLMLFSGDATAETLPDDAGVLLTHRTPTMRTHSGQMAFPGGRIDPEDRGPVEAALREANEETGLDPATVHPVATMGLVSVRSNGYPVHPVIGYSDSHPQTWPASKDETDDVFVAAIEELLEPDRRITVGWHDWTGPAFKINGYLVWGFTASLLSSVFATSGWEKEWDRERVHELTDVLARSRNGERHG from the coding sequence GTGTTCCCAGATGACATCCAGGTGCGACCTCACGCCGCGCCGAATTGGCTGCATCCGATCATTAAGCCACGCCACAAGCGCGCGATCGAGGGCGTAGGGGAGCCAGATCCTCGCACGATGACTAAGCGGGCAGCCGTACTGATGCTCTTTTCAGGTGACGCGACAGCCGAAACACTGCCCGACGACGCAGGCGTCCTCCTGACCCACCGCACCCCAACGATGCGTACGCATTCTGGACAGATGGCTTTTCCTGGCGGGCGAATTGACCCTGAAGACCGCGGTCCCGTCGAGGCCGCGCTGCGTGAGGCCAACGAAGAAACTGGCCTGGACCCGGCGACAGTACATCCGGTAGCGACCATGGGGCTGGTTAGCGTGCGATCCAATGGCTACCCGGTGCACCCGGTGATTGGCTATTCGGATTCGCACCCACAGACATGGCCCGCTAGCAAGGACGAGACTGACGACGTTTTCGTCGCCGCCATCGAGGAACTGTTGGAGCCCGATCGTCGTATCACGGTGGGATGGCACGATTGGACGGGACCTGCATTCAAAATTAATGGCTACCTTGTGTGGGGGTTCACCGCGTCTTTGCTCAGCTCCGTTTTTGCCACCTCAGGCTGGGAAAAGGAATGGGACCGTGAGCGAGTGCACGAGCTGACTGACGTGCTGGCGCGATCGAGGAATGGCGAAAGACACGGGTAG
- the glxR gene encoding CRP-like cAMP-activated global transcriptional regulator GlxR has translation MEGVQETLSRAGIFQGVDPVAVQNLTKDMESVRFPRGATIFDEGEPGDRLYIIISGKVKLARHASDGRENLLSVMGPSDMFGELSIFDPGPRTSSAVCVTEVQAATMNSDLLKKWIDEHPSISQQLLRVLARRLRRTNASLADLIFTDVPGRVAKTLLQLANRFGQQEGGALRVNHDLTQEEIAQLVGASRETVNKALATFAHRGWIRLEGKSVLIVDTEHLAKRAR, from the coding sequence ATGGAAGGCGTTCAAGAAACCCTCTCCCGTGCTGGCATTTTTCAAGGTGTCGACCCTGTTGCAGTGCAGAATCTGACCAAGGACATGGAGTCCGTCCGATTCCCACGTGGGGCCACCATCTTCGATGAGGGTGAACCAGGCGATCGCCTGTACATCATCATCTCCGGCAAGGTAAAGCTTGCCCGCCACGCCTCTGACGGTCGCGAAAACCTCTTGTCCGTCATGGGCCCTTCTGATATGTTCGGCGAACTGTCCATCTTCGACCCAGGCCCACGCACATCCTCCGCAGTCTGTGTGACCGAGGTCCAGGCGGCCACGATGAACTCCGACCTGCTGAAGAAGTGGATCGACGAGCATCCGTCGATCTCCCAGCAGCTCCTCCGCGTCCTCGCCCGTCGCCTGCGCCGCACCAACGCCTCATTGGCCGACCTCATCTTCACCGACGTCCCTGGCCGCGTTGCCAAGACGCTTCTGCAGCTTGCGAACCGCTTCGGACAGCAGGAAGGCGGAGCGCTGCGCGTCAACCACGACCTCACCCAGGAAGAGATCGCCCAGCTGGTCGGTGCTTCCCGCGAGACCGTGAACAAAGCACTTGCCACCTTCGCGCACCGAGGCTGGATCCGCCTAGAAGGCAAGTCCGTCCTCATCGTTGATACCGAGCACTTGGCTAAACGCGCACGCTAG
- a CDS encoding DUF4177 domain-containing protein has protein sequence MKKWEYSTVPLLTHATKQILDSWGEDGWELVTVMPGPNPENVVAYLKREVVE, from the coding sequence ATGAAGAAATGGGAATACTCCACTGTGCCACTGCTCACCCACGCGACCAAGCAGATCCTGGATTCTTGGGGCGAAGACGGCTGGGAACTAGTTACCGTCATGCCTGGCCCAAATCCGGAAAACGTTGTCGCTTACCTCAAGCGTGAGGTGGTCGAGTAA
- a CDS encoding MBL fold metallo-hydrolase yields the protein MEHPAYSQLRPVTESAAVVLAPNPSYAALEGTNSWVIRDPEDEFSIVVDPGPADEGHLNVLQAKAEKVGLILLTHRHHDHADGAERFRQLTGAPVRAFDARYCFGGEPLTDGEIIDLDGVTPQLKVVHTPGHTADSVCFGVYTDDVAKNNLEGIITGDTIVGRHTTMISETDGDLGQYIETLELLEEQGKDVMLLPGHGPENPDLSVLARKYIDRRNFRLEQIRKVWAEKGTDIDLKTLVDEMYDDVDPVLRGAAEQSTRVALRYLQAQQ from the coding sequence ATGGAGCACCCTGCTTACAGTCAGTTGCGGCCGGTTACAGAGTCCGCCGCAGTCGTCTTGGCCCCTAACCCAAGCTATGCAGCTTTGGAAGGGACAAACTCGTGGGTCATTCGTGACCCGGAGGATGAATTCAGCATTGTTGTAGACCCCGGCCCGGCGGATGAGGGCCACCTGAACGTATTGCAGGCCAAGGCCGAAAAAGTCGGTCTCATTCTGCTGACTCACCGCCACCATGACCATGCGGATGGTGCGGAGCGGTTCCGCCAGCTCACGGGCGCGCCCGTTCGAGCATTCGATGCGCGCTACTGCTTTGGTGGCGAGCCTCTGACCGACGGTGAAATCATCGACCTCGACGGCGTGACCCCGCAGCTCAAGGTCGTGCATACCCCAGGACATACCGCCGATTCGGTGTGTTTTGGCGTATACACCGACGATGTTGCAAAAAACAACCTTGAGGGAATCATCACCGGCGACACCATCGTTGGCCGCCACACCACCATGATCTCTGAGACTGATGGCGATTTGGGTCAGTACATCGAGACTCTCGAACTCCTCGAAGAACAGGGCAAAGACGTCATGCTGCTGCCCGGTCATGGCCCAGAAAACCCTGACCTCTCAGTGTTGGCACGCAAGTACATCGACCGTCGCAACTTCCGCCTCGAGCAGATCCGGAAGGTTTGGGCCGAGAAGGGCACCGACATTGACCTGAAGACGCTTGTCGACGAAATGTACGACGACGTCGACCCCGTACTTCGAGGCGCAGCTGAGCAATCCACCCGAGTGGCGCTGCGCTACCTCCAAGCTCAACAGTAG